The genomic stretch AGTCTGACCAAGCATCTCGTGTTGAATCCAGTTTGCTTTCTTTTGCAAGTAATAATCGAGATTCAAAGGTTCATTCCGAAGGAAAATCAAGCACATCAAAATTAACGGGTAACCTAGCTCGTAAACCTGTAGAGACCCCCGTTTCATCAGGTACAATGTGACATTTTGATAGAGGTGTCTGAGTTGCTCTATTCGATTTTTCAAAATTACATTTGTTAAGTGTCTTTTTATGGTTTAGTTGCTACTTTTCTTTACATCAAGTTTTATTTTTGGCTTGTGTAAAAGAAAAAGTATTATAGACCAATGTAAGCGTTTGATACTGATTTGGTTTTTTAAAATTGCAGTTGGAGTTTCTTCTGCTAGTGGAGTTAGTAACTCTGGCGCTGAAGCAAAGTCGAATCATATTACCCTCAAAGATGAAGCCTTATCAACTTGTTCATTAACTTCTGATAAACCATCTAACAATGTTGATGGAATTATGGAAGATGGGTTAACTCGATCACAGGATGTAACACAACAGACAGAGAAACTAAAGGAGAGCTCTGCTGTTCGCCCAAGGATGACTGTTTCAACTAGTTCTAAAAGTACCTTCTGTCAAAAATGTAAAGAAATCGGTCATTCTGCAGAGTTTTGCACGGCTGGAAGCTCACAGGCTTCTGGTATTGATTCTTCTGGTGCTAGAAGTTCTAGGGAGGAGACACACAAGGGCAGTAAATTGAAAGATGCAATTCAAGCTGCTTTGCTTAGAAAGCCTGAAATACACAGAAGGAAAAGAGTTGATCAAGTTGATGAGCTTTTGACACCAAACACAGACTTGAATTCAGAGATAGCCTGTCAAGACCAAACTATAGCTCTAAATAAGCCGAAAAATATTATTCCTCCTGAAGGAACACATGAAATGCGGCAAGCAGTTCTAGGGAGTAGCACCTCCGAGTCTATGCATACAACTGTCAGCAAGATGATGTCTCCTACTGTGCCAGCAACAGATTCTAAGCTCTCTTGTAAAGTAGAGGACTCAGAGGTAGTTGTCCCCACTGTCGTAAAACCTATGGCGAAGGATTTTATTAATCATGcacaggcaacatcgcctcaaCTTCTGAAGATGCCAACCATTCCAGAATATGAATACATCTGGCAGTACGATTCTTTTATTGCCATTTATTTGTGTTTTTCATCTGCAGAGTTTATTTATTGTTCTTCCATTCTGGTTTCTCTTGTTTCAATGCTCTTCTATGTTGTTTTCGTGATAATGTCCTGTTATTCTCATATAGGGGGTGTTTTGAGATCCATAGAAGTGGTAGCTCTCTTGATTTATGTGGTGGAATCCAAGCACATCTATCAACGTGTGCATCCCCCAGGGTGCTTGAAGTAGCAGGCAAATTTCCACAGAAACTCTTACTGAGTGAAGTTCCTCGCTTGAGTGCATGGCCAACACAGTTTAATGATGGCGGTGCTAAAGATGATAATATTGCTCTTTACTTTTTTGCCAAAGATCTTGAGAGGTTGGTATATATATTCTCGCTCGGCTTAATTTGATCTTGTTGTCTTGTAACACATTTAATTTCTGTTCCTTAGTTTGAAGTTTTTTGTGTGATTGCTACCTTGCAGCTACGAGAAAAGTTACAAGGGTTTGTTGGATGGTATGATCAAGAATGATTTAGCTCTTAAAGGGAATCTTGAGGGTGTTGAAATTTTAATATTCCCCTCCAATCAGCTCCCAGAGAATTCACAGCGTAAGaatatatttgaagatatatgGTATTCACTACGTGTTTTATAACAATTATTTTGATTTGATTGGTGCTAGCTTAATGAGTACGTCTATTAGATTTTAAGTTGCCGACCGTTCATTTTATTTGgtttcttttttttgtttttggtggGTGTTTATTTATTTGCTCTATCTTTGCTACTTTAATCATGCCTCTTGTGATTGGTGTGCCATTTGATTTAAGGTTAAACACCATTTATACATAATAAATGCGAATTCGACATCCCATCAGCTAAACTTGTTCTGTTATTGCCAGGTTGGAATATGTTATTCTTCTTATGGGGTGTGTTCAGGGCAAGGAAGGTGCATTCTGCTGATTCATCCAAGTTCCTTCTCCCCAGTTCTAGTATGATGTCAGTGGACAAATATGAACCTAACGCTGTCGTGACAGTGTCGGATGCACTCTGTTTACCCAAGTGTATAGAAGATGAATCTCCTGCACGTGACAGATCTTGTAGTCCAGTCTTAGCTTCTAGTGCAAGTGATCAGGCATGTGCTGGAATTAGTGGAGATAGCAATGACCAAAAAGTTTCTGATCAGGCATGTGCTGGAATTAGTGGAGATTGCAGTGACCAAAAAGTTTCTGAACCATTGTGTTCAGGGTTAAAAGCTAACTCAATTGTGCAAGATAGTATAGTTGACGAAAAATGCACCGGCAATGTGACCGCCCCGAGTGGAAATGGAAAGGTGAGATGCTTGAGCCTTTCTTTGGTAATATTTGTTTCCTTTACGTAGTGTGATAGCacatattaatatattattgCTTTATGATATTATCAAATTTTCCTTGGTAGTCCCTACTTCGGGGGAATATTATGGCACTATAATCTGCTTTTATATTCCTGGTAAATTAATTCTGTCCATTTTTCTAGCTGTTCTAGAAGATACATTTGACTTTAAAAGACCCTTTTTGTGAGAAGACTTTAAGGAAACACGTGTTGCAGGCTTGACTAATCTGATTTTCACGTAGAAAATTGAAGTTTTGTAATGTCTTTTAATATCCTTAGTTGTCTCAACCttgtaactttatttattttttatgttttactTTATCTTTATAGATATATTTTTGTTCTTCCTTTTTccaataattattttttctatcAACATCGTGTTTTGTTTTTGCCTTGTTTCTACAGGGAGAAATTAGTCCTCCAGAGAACAGGCCGGACACAGAGACGAAACCTTCTGCAGTTGTCGCCGGAGTAAACAGCTGTAGCATAGGCGAGGAACCGCAACTGCATTGCGATACCTCTGTTGATACCAAGGACTACTCATCTTCAAGATCAAAGATTCTTCCATCTTTAAATGACGATGTAGAACTTTCGGAAATGGATTGCGAGGAAAAGTTTTTAGATGGGAGAGTTGGGGCCACTGCAAGTATTGTTGACGATTCTAGGGCTCAGTATAAACCTGAGATTAAATTGAAGGGAGAAGATGATGGGTATGTGAATAAAAAAGTAGCGTTAGGAACGGATTTGAACAGCATAATAGATGTCGAGTGTTCATCGGACAGCATAGGAGTCGAGTGTTCGTCTATGGAAAGGAAACGACCTCACATAGATCTCTCAGATAGGGCACCTCCAGCTTCGAACGTTGCAAGTCCGAACATTCATTGGAATGGAGTTAATAATCTGCTGGGAGATGAAGAAATTTTTGGGAAGAGGCGAAGAACCGTTCCAAGCGACGTGTTTGGATGTGGTATTCATAATTGTAAAGATTCTCTTGGAGGCGGCGGTGGTAGTATCGCATCGAATCCGAAGATGATTCCCTATTTGTTGGTAACAGAGAAGAGATGTGTCGAAGCTTGTGATGAGAAAGTTATTCCAGAGGACTTAGGAACTACCGAGAGGCGCTTCTTCCCCGTGGATCCACGTCAGGGGAACAGCAGCTCCGAGGGTTGGAAGAATATAACATCATTGggtggtggtggcggtggcggtgtAAACGACGATCACCGGCTTCACGATGGATTTCCAAATCTGGAGCTTGCGCTGGGAGCAGAGACAAAGCCACCGCCGCAAAGTAAGGCTATGCCGTTCTTTGTTGGTTTGGCGGACAAGAAAAACAAGCAGGATAAGCCTCCAGATAAAGCCGCAGAGGTTATAGATGAGGAGGACGATGATTCTTCTTCCCTTTCGTTGTCTCTCTCGTTCCCGTTCCCGGATAAAGAGGAAGCTGTACCAGTGAAGGCAGCAGCGAAATCGGAGCAGCAGCTACGGCCGCCGCCGGAAAGGCACCATCATCACCCTCATCATCCTGTGAATACCTCACTGCTCCTGTTTAGGGGTTTCACAGAAAAATAGAAtgtacattattattattataattattataataatactcaAGTTCACTCCACTTCACAGGGCCTTCGTCTCTGGGGGGCGTTCTAGGAATCTGTTCATATCCCATACACAACAAGTTactaataatttttcttttaccTCTCAGTCAGTCAACTTTggtttctttctctttctctttctctctctctttttattatttgtagtgttttttttttttttgggtgggTTGTAGGGGGGAAAAGGTTGATCATATCTTGGATTTTGACTGTTTTTGTATATAAAGAGAATGATAACCGCCGCCGGCATAATTTGGAGACAATAGGAAATGAAATGGCAAAAATGGACATCTTGTTCTTTgaggactttttttttttggggtttAAACTTTGCTTTaccttttattgataatactaaAACTAAAGATGTTGTTGCTTTTATGAGCTCGTATTAGTATTACTACtggctttgtttttgttttgccaGTTGTTGATGGGTGATTCACtaatttgtgttttgtttttatgctttgggaaatttgagttttatgcaTTGATATTTGAAAACTGTGCTCCAAAAAGTTCAATTCGGGCAAAATTGTTAATCCTTGGTAGGGTTGATTATtaggcgggttggtcgggttaaaaGGTATTTTTATGTGTCCAATGTCATATTTGGGTTAGCAAAAGTGAACTCTTAACTTgcctaattaagaaaaaaataaatttaacctGTCCAATAGTTTGGGTGGGTTGGTCGGGTCAATCCGCCCAAActaaagttgtattttttttttttttacatttttgtattttttttcttttaaatactagtattaatagtgtgaagtttatctttttaagcttaaaacaatatatttttaaaatataaatttaattaaatatatatataaatttaatatatttatttaagtgtattaaaaataataaattaataataagttcTTAATTAGGCGGGTTGAGTTatattgggcggtttaaattttagtCGATTTATTCAGATTGTGTATTTTGGCGGTTTTTTCAGTTTGGTTTGGGTGGATTATTCGGGTTGGACGAGTTGTAAAAATTTATGCACAACCCTAATCCTTGGTGTGGTTGGAGAGGGAATTGCCCTTGATAGAGACAAAAACAAAGGAGAGGTGCAAATGAAAGGAAAATTTTGTCCAAATCAAACTTTGGAGCATAGTTCTCAAGTGATTTTGTAAGTAGGTATATTTTATATGGGAATCTTTGCATTAGGGAtgcctatattttattatattatataataggGTAGTTTTTTGGTTCAGATATCTAAATAAGTGAATGATTCAATTTTTGATTTTATATTTTAGATATTTCGAATCATCACACGTGTACAAAAAATTTCAACCTTGTTTTTAGCTTACTAAATTctttaaaattttacaaaaatataccGAGGATGTTGTAATTACAACAAAcaacatcatataaaaaaaaatttgagttaATAGTTTCTCTAACAGAGTGTCAAATTGGTGATGCATTGCTAAAATATAATTCACTTTACAAAAAATTTGCTCCAATAGTATGTGAAATTTGACATATACTAAAAGTTCGGCCAAACTTGACACACAATATAATATGATGCATATTTACATTATCATAAATACtacattttttatttacttttatctaatttttattatttttatctattttcATTGAATGCTGTACTTTTTACCGTACTATTTTATTATCATCTTATactatcaacaataaaatataaaaaaaaataattactttttgtatattttcaataaatatcaaattatcattaataaaatattaaattttacaatAATTTTTACACTTATGCATTGGAGCATAATGCTAAAAATTGtgctaaatatataatatattaatttttttattaaatataacaCATTATTTACATAACTCATAAACaagagaattgctaaggggcacCACTGGTACCCAATACCACAAGTAAGTAGCATACTGTTATTGGTGTAAACCAATATCGGGTCCcacttaattaaa from Humulus lupulus chromosome 5, drHumLupu1.1, whole genome shotgun sequence encodes the following:
- the LOC133834196 gene encoding protein PARALOG OF AIPP2-like isoform X2, yielding MPNPNERPLQDLYHHTQMLLEPKITPVLRGSYRMQGPSDDTDHDTQRNMVSSISENECSEHSMSHKIPMRGESGACNVCAAPCSSCMHFNRSLMASKTEEFSDETGRVNVASQYSVNVGDTSSSFKNKTCDSLQQTTSETSNLMSVSSSHDSLSENADSKAALRSSDNAFDIEVPPLVSAGINGEIRVSPKPVRASCTRDFPNKCEDAKVVEAHDDDISCVSRANDAYVAVSNSSKNVDRRALSCSSASVSSLGLEESKKRQETPSSKDADASSSYPKDKLFDCTSEQIGASSKEVAAVDGVSFQKSLAHTDSIITILPKMEAEITNDVQESTDKTLKCAAQGEQDEKSSEFDVREPPLQTKSDDSDESDIVEHDVKVCDICGDAGREDMLAICSRCSDGAEHTYCMRKMLRKVPGSNWMCEECKFAEEINSQKQVEGKRMSKASSSAQVPSKRLVENLEAAPAAKRQALETSLGSPKSSSPNRVASLSRESSFKNLDRERSRPVQPASSGKQSEMLEVSRPPAAGHRIQKGTLLKSKSFSITNSKPKVRLVDEVVPEKLKGSKEHISLDTKERPGRLISKSMSFKSTNMGRSSAADSKVKMLSPRFVPPVDLKGSKQVRERPAFERKHLSRLDRPPVSSTTSSTPSTPKSDQASRVESSLLSFASNNRDSKVHSEGKSSTSKLTGNLARKPVETPVSSVGVSSASGVSNSGAEAKSNHITLKDEALSTCSLTSDKPSNNVDGIMEDGLTRSQDVTQQTEKLKESSAVRPRMTVSTSSKSTFCQKCKEIGHSAEFCTAGSSQASGIDSSGARSSREETHKGSKLKDAIQAALLRKPEIHRRKRVDQVDELLTPNTDLNSEIACQDQTIALNKPKNIIPPEGTHEMRQAVLGSSTSESMHTTVSKMMSPTVPATDSKLSCKVEDSEVVVPTVVKPMAKDFINHAQATSPQLLKMPTIPEYEYIWQGCFEIHRSGSSLDLCGGIQAHLSTCASPRVLEVAGKFPQKLLLSEVPRLSAWPTQFNDGGAKDDNIALYFFAKDLESYEKSYKGLLDGMIKNDLALKGNLEGVEILIFPSNQLPENSQRWNMLFFLWGVFRARKVHSADSSKFLLPSSSMMSVDKYEPNAVVTVSDALCLPKCIEDESPARDRSCSPVLASSASDQACAGISGDSNDQKVSDQACAGISGDCSDQKVSEPLCSGLKANSIVQDSIVDEKCTGNVTAPSGNGKGEISPPENRPDTETKPSAVVAGVNSCSIGEEPQLHCDTSVDTKDYSSSRSKILPSLNDDVELSEMDCEEKFLDGRVGATASIVDDSRAQYKPEIKLKGEDDGYVNKKVALGTDLNSIIDVECSSDSIGVECSSMERKRPHIDLSDRAPPASNVASPNIHWNGVNNLLGDEEIFGKRRRTVPSDVFGCGIHNCKDSLGGGGGSIASNPKMIPYLLVTEKRCVEACDEKVIPEDLGTTERRFFPVDPRQGNSSSEGWKNITSLGGGGGGGVNDDHRLHDGFPNLELALGAETKPPPQSKAMPFFVGLADKKNKQDKPPDKAAEVIDEEDDDSSSLSLSLSFPFPDKEEAVPVKAAAKSEQQLRPPPERHHHHPHHPVNTSLLLFRGFTEK
- the LOC133834196 gene encoding protein PARALOG OF AIPP2-like isoform X1 is translated as MPNPNERPLQDLYHHTQMLLEPKITPVLRGSYRMQGPSDDTDHDTQRNMVSSISENECSEHSMSHKIPMRGESGACNVCAAPCSSCMHFNRSLMASKTEEFSDETGRVNVASQYSVNVGDTSSSFKNKTCDSLQQTTSETSNLMSVSSSHDSLSENADSKAALRSSDNAFDIEVPPLVSAGINGEIRVSPKPVRASCTRDFPNKCEDAKVVEAHDDDISCVSRANDAYVAVSNSSKNVDRRALSCSSASVSSLGLEESKKRQETPSSKDADASSSYPKDKLFDCTSEQIGASSKEVAAVDGVSFQKSLAHTDSIITILPKMEAEITNDVQESTDKTLKCAAQGEQDEKSSEFDVREPPLQTKSDDSDESDIVEHDVKVCDICGDAGREDMLAICSRCSDGAEHTYCMRKMLRKVPGSNWMCEECKFAEEINSQKQEVEGKRMSKASSSAQVPSKRLVENLEAAPAAKRQALETSLGSPKSSSPNRVASLSRESSFKNLDRERSRPVQPASSGKQSEMLEVSRPPAAGHRIQKGTLLKSKSFSITNSKPKVRLVDEVVPEKLKGSKEHISLDTKERPGRLISKSMSFKSTNMGRSSAADSKVKMLSPRFVPPVDLKGSKQVRERPAFERKHLSRLDRPPVSSTTSSTPSTPKSDQASRVESSLLSFASNNRDSKVHSEGKSSTSKLTGNLARKPVETPVSSVGVSSASGVSNSGAEAKSNHITLKDEALSTCSLTSDKPSNNVDGIMEDGLTRSQDVTQQTEKLKESSAVRPRMTVSTSSKSTFCQKCKEIGHSAEFCTAGSSQASGIDSSGARSSREETHKGSKLKDAIQAALLRKPEIHRRKRVDQVDELLTPNTDLNSEIACQDQTIALNKPKNIIPPEGTHEMRQAVLGSSTSESMHTTVSKMMSPTVPATDSKLSCKVEDSEVVVPTVVKPMAKDFINHAQATSPQLLKMPTIPEYEYIWQGCFEIHRSGSSLDLCGGIQAHLSTCASPRVLEVAGKFPQKLLLSEVPRLSAWPTQFNDGGAKDDNIALYFFAKDLESYEKSYKGLLDGMIKNDLALKGNLEGVEILIFPSNQLPENSQRWNMLFFLWGVFRARKVHSADSSKFLLPSSSMMSVDKYEPNAVVTVSDALCLPKCIEDESPARDRSCSPVLASSASDQACAGISGDSNDQKVSDQACAGISGDCSDQKVSEPLCSGLKANSIVQDSIVDEKCTGNVTAPSGNGKGEISPPENRPDTETKPSAVVAGVNSCSIGEEPQLHCDTSVDTKDYSSSRSKILPSLNDDVELSEMDCEEKFLDGRVGATASIVDDSRAQYKPEIKLKGEDDGYVNKKVALGTDLNSIIDVECSSDSIGVECSSMERKRPHIDLSDRAPPASNVASPNIHWNGVNNLLGDEEIFGKRRRTVPSDVFGCGIHNCKDSLGGGGGSIASNPKMIPYLLVTEKRCVEACDEKVIPEDLGTTERRFFPVDPRQGNSSSEGWKNITSLGGGGGGGVNDDHRLHDGFPNLELALGAETKPPPQSKAMPFFVGLADKKNKQDKPPDKAAEVIDEEDDDSSSLSLSLSFPFPDKEEAVPVKAAAKSEQQLRPPPERHHHHPHHPVNTSLLLFRGFTEK
- the LOC133834196 gene encoding protein PARALOG OF AIPP2-like isoform X4; amino-acid sequence: MSHKIPMRGESGACNVCAAPCSSCMHFNRSLMASKTEEFSDETGRVNVASQYSVNVGDTSSSFKNKTCDSLQQTTSETSNLMSVSSSHDSLSENADSKAALRSSDNAFDIEVPPLVSAGINGEIRVSPKPVRASCTRDFPNKCEDAKVVEAHDDDISCVSRANDAYVAVSNSSKNVDRRALSCSSASVSSLGLEESKKRQETPSSKDADASSSYPKDKLFDCTSEQIGASSKEVAAVDGVSFQKSLAHTDSIITILPKMEAEITNDVQESTDKTLKCAAQGEQDEKSSEFDVREPPLQTKSDDSDESDIVEHDVKVCDICGDAGREDMLAICSRCSDGAEHTYCMRKMLRKVPGSNWMCEECKFAEEINSQKQEVEGKRMSKASSSAQVPSKRLVENLEAAPAAKRQALETSLGSPKSSSPNRVASLSRESSFKNLDRERSRPVQPASSGKQSEMLEVSRPPAAGHRIQKGTLLKSKSFSITNSKPKVRLVDEVVPEKLKGSKEHISLDTKERPGRLISKSMSFKSTNMGRSSAADSKVKMLSPRFVPPVDLKGSKQVRERPAFERKHLSRLDRPPVSSTTSSTPSTPKSDQASRVESSLLSFASNNRDSKVHSEGKSSTSKLTGNLARKPVETPVSSVGVSSASGVSNSGAEAKSNHITLKDEALSTCSLTSDKPSNNVDGIMEDGLTRSQDVTQQTEKLKESSAVRPRMTVSTSSKSTFCQKCKEIGHSAEFCTAGSSQASGIDSSGARSSREETHKGSKLKDAIQAALLRKPEIHRRKRVDQVDELLTPNTDLNSEIACQDQTIALNKPKNIIPPEGTHEMRQAVLGSSTSESMHTTVSKMMSPTVPATDSKLSCKVEDSEVVVPTVVKPMAKDFINHAQATSPQLLKMPTIPEYEYIWQGCFEIHRSGSSLDLCGGIQAHLSTCASPRVLEVAGKFPQKLLLSEVPRLSAWPTQFNDGGAKDDNIALYFFAKDLESYEKSYKGLLDGMIKNDLALKGNLEGVEILIFPSNQLPENSQRWNMLFFLWGVFRARKVHSADSSKFLLPSSSMMSVDKYEPNAVVTVSDALCLPKCIEDESPARDRSCSPVLASSASDQACAGISGDSNDQKVSDQACAGISGDCSDQKVSEPLCSGLKANSIVQDSIVDEKCTGNVTAPSGNGKGEISPPENRPDTETKPSAVVAGVNSCSIGEEPQLHCDTSVDTKDYSSSRSKILPSLNDDVELSEMDCEEKFLDGRVGATASIVDDSRAQYKPEIKLKGEDDGYVNKKVALGTDLNSIIDVECSSDSIGVECSSMERKRPHIDLSDRAPPASNVASPNIHWNGVNNLLGDEEIFGKRRRTVPSDVFGCGIHNCKDSLGGGGGSIASNPKMIPYLLVTEKRCVEACDEKVIPEDLGTTERRFFPVDPRQGNSSSEGWKNITSLGGGGGGGVNDDHRLHDGFPNLELALGAETKPPPQSKAMPFFVGLADKKNKQDKPPDKAAEVIDEEDDDSSSLSLSLSFPFPDKEEAVPVKAAAKSEQQLRPPPERHHHHPHHPVNTSLLLFRGFTEK
- the LOC133834196 gene encoding protein PARALOG OF AIPP2-like isoform X3, which codes for MQGPSDDTDHDTQRNMVSSISENECSEHSMSHKIPMRGESGACNVCAAPCSSCMHFNRSLMASKTEEFSDETGRVNVASQYSVNVGDTSSSFKNKTCDSLQQTTSETSNLMSVSSSHDSLSENADSKAALRSSDNAFDIEVPPLVSAGINGEIRVSPKPVRASCTRDFPNKCEDAKVVEAHDDDISCVSRANDAYVAVSNSSKNVDRRALSCSSASVSSLGLEESKKRQETPSSKDADASSSYPKDKLFDCTSEQIGASSKEVAAVDGVSFQKSLAHTDSIITILPKMEAEITNDVQESTDKTLKCAAQGEQDEKSSEFDVREPPLQTKSDDSDESDIVEHDVKVCDICGDAGREDMLAICSRCSDGAEHTYCMRKMLRKVPGSNWMCEECKFAEEINSQKQEVEGKRMSKASSSAQVPSKRLVENLEAAPAAKRQALETSLGSPKSSSPNRVASLSRESSFKNLDRERSRPVQPASSGKQSEMLEVSRPPAAGHRIQKGTLLKSKSFSITNSKPKVRLVDEVVPEKLKGSKEHISLDTKERPGRLISKSMSFKSTNMGRSSAADSKVKMLSPRFVPPVDLKGSKQVRERPAFERKHLSRLDRPPVSSTTSSTPSTPKSDQASRVESSLLSFASNNRDSKVHSEGKSSTSKLTGNLARKPVETPVSSVGVSSASGVSNSGAEAKSNHITLKDEALSTCSLTSDKPSNNVDGIMEDGLTRSQDVTQQTEKLKESSAVRPRMTVSTSSKSTFCQKCKEIGHSAEFCTAGSSQASGIDSSGARSSREETHKGSKLKDAIQAALLRKPEIHRRKRVDQVDELLTPNTDLNSEIACQDQTIALNKPKNIIPPEGTHEMRQAVLGSSTSESMHTTVSKMMSPTVPATDSKLSCKVEDSEVVVPTVVKPMAKDFINHAQATSPQLLKMPTIPEYEYIWQGCFEIHRSGSSLDLCGGIQAHLSTCASPRVLEVAGKFPQKLLLSEVPRLSAWPTQFNDGGAKDDNIALYFFAKDLESYEKSYKGLLDGMIKNDLALKGNLEGVEILIFPSNQLPENSQRWNMLFFLWGVFRARKVHSADSSKFLLPSSSMMSVDKYEPNAVVTVSDALCLPKCIEDESPARDRSCSPVLASSASDQACAGISGDSNDQKVSDQACAGISGDCSDQKVSEPLCSGLKANSIVQDSIVDEKCTGNVTAPSGNGKGEISPPENRPDTETKPSAVVAGVNSCSIGEEPQLHCDTSVDTKDYSSSRSKILPSLNDDVELSEMDCEEKFLDGRVGATASIVDDSRAQYKPEIKLKGEDDGYVNKKVALGTDLNSIIDVECSSDSIGVECSSMERKRPHIDLSDRAPPASNVASPNIHWNGVNNLLGDEEIFGKRRRTVPSDVFGCGIHNCKDSLGGGGGSIASNPKMIPYLLVTEKRCVEACDEKVIPEDLGTTERRFFPVDPRQGNSSSEGWKNITSLGGGGGGGVNDDHRLHDGFPNLELALGAETKPPPQSKAMPFFVGLADKKNKQDKPPDKAAEVIDEEDDDSSSLSLSLSFPFPDKEEAVPVKAAAKSEQQLRPPPERHHHHPHHPVNTSLLLFRGFTEK